A part of Carnobacterium gallinarum DSM 4847 genomic DNA contains:
- a CDS encoding putative phage abortive infection protein, protein MFIQITLLIVLIILGIYWCITWNFDFVRIQDVKSKDLNRLKSIQIIETLKLVLLITTPILTMILFLNTINVQKLNSENLGKDSMSKDFYNLLGLFKQEQEKSKASLQTLGRSVKSKLDTVVYQLQVIDINKSYPDERLLENEYYSKQCPNYLRITNETDIKQCEKNIKKYKIAIGHTFDDIRDEYKNSYSEVGTYFRILHRLIKVINDRFENGIINEDERMLYIGILRAQLSLDELLVVLVNSLEIKKGIGLGVELMGSSFFGDSVDIDDGQHFDCPDIYRDNLKKYFVRSIDSEKKRKIFRENFIVYRGNEEINNFQSLLDKIDSKKTNVR, encoded by the coding sequence ATGTTTATACAAATCACACTTTTAATTGTATTAATTATTTTAGGCATATATTGGTGTATTACATGGAATTTTGATTTTGTCAGAATTCAGGATGTTAAATCTAAAGATTTGAATAGACTTAAAAGTATTCAAATTATAGAGACCCTTAAATTGGTATTGTTAATCACTACCCCCATTTTAACGATGATTTTATTTTTAAATACAATTAATGTACAGAAATTGAATAGTGAAAATTTAGGAAAGGACTCGATGAGTAAAGATTTTTATAACTTATTAGGTTTGTTTAAACAAGAGCAGGAAAAATCTAAAGCTAGTTTGCAAACTCTTGGGAGAAGTGTAAAATCAAAATTAGACACTGTTGTATATCAATTACAAGTAATTGATATAAATAAAAGTTATCCAGATGAAAGGCTCTTGGAAAATGAGTATTATTCAAAACAATGTCCAAATTATTTAAGAATAACAAATGAAACAGATATAAAACAATGTGAAAAAAATATTAAAAAGTATAAAATAGCTATTGGTCACACTTTTGATGATATAAGAGATGAGTACAAGAATTCGTATTCCGAAGTAGGAACTTATTTTCGTATTCTACACAGATTAATTAAAGTAATAAATGATAGATTTGAAAACGGAATTATTAATGAAGATGAAAGAATGTTGTATATAGGTATACTTAGGGCACAATTGAGTTTAGATGAGTTGTTAGTTGTATTAGTAAATTCACTTGAAATAAAAAAAGGAATTGGATTAGGAGTTGAATTAATGGGAAGTTCCTTTTTTGGTGATTCAGTTGATATTGATGACGGCCAACATTTCGATTGTCCAGATATATACAGAGACAACTTGAAAAAATATTTTGTGCGTTCAATTGATTCAGAGAAGAAAAGAAAAATTTTTCGAGAGAATTTTATTGTATACAGAGGGAATGAAGAGATTAATAATTTTCAAAGCTTATTAGATAAAATTGATTCAAAAAAAACTAATGTGCGTTAG
- a CDS encoding MobA/MobL family protein gives MATASTGEGYFMFRVEIKNRRDHSAIAGAAYVSDQKLFSERDGRTRSYRPHSVAPVSYIMTPKNAPDWASDRERLWNEVEKVEVHEKAQMQRLFLIALPVELSEEKQQELLTKYVQENFVNKGMVADVNIHRDHSHNPHAHIYCTMRPFDDQGNWAPKSVRKKVKDQDGNIVLKENGKPKTMSVKTSDWDNRSNVLMWRKNWANELNLMMENENINLKFSSSSFEDQGKEIVAERRMSRENFYLEFKAAEAAKTEGKEYKPFTDIGKLNQKIKEYNQLTAETNKKEETVSKMMDDLNYRKLGQPLTKEFLQNCDRVNPLTDEEREAYRAIKKRAKTTVDLGVAKLAYNELKYGPWHDRIVKMTLNKEAEGYYMNRLLRGEFEHDKGKGFANAVGMRPDEYNSYVKQKIQEYNSSKTKLEGEVGSRLKLVGQAELVLDRESKKYDATFKQIYGSNPEMLANFESPESKFVAVEEFIKYGQKINPAKDYSEQVSIAKQVSLLEEDRSVYDDVKQFNSLMNKELGNYRYFNKNISLLLDEKQEAGIADRVQGSLRDQVEQREYAREKVYLCKEIVEALIDEIESEDGIEDNLSLIENVQIYAGVSMDKLVKNENLYGPNEKVFTKEKDSLADKFRFKVKEKEEIEFNNEQKETTTQGGQALGSLLDQIGRGADEKKYYKTKKKRRKGHGGKEEEFEI, from the coding sequence ATGGCTACAGCGTCAACAGGTGAAGGGTATTTTATGTTTCGTGTAGAAATCAAAAATAGAAGAGATCATTCAGCTATTGCTGGTGCTGCTTACGTGTCTGATCAAAAGTTGTTTAGCGAAAGGGATGGTCGTACTCGTTCGTATAGACCTCATTCGGTTGCTCCAGTTTCCTATATCATGACGCCGAAAAATGCTCCAGATTGGGCTAGTGATAGAGAACGATTATGGAATGAAGTTGAAAAAGTAGAGGTTCATGAAAAAGCCCAAATGCAAAGATTGTTTTTAATTGCCTTGCCTGTAGAATTATCTGAAGAGAAGCAGCAAGAACTATTAACTAAATACGTACAAGAAAATTTTGTAAATAAAGGTATGGTTGCGGATGTAAATATACATAGAGATCACTCTCATAATCCACACGCTCACATTTACTGTACGATGAGACCTTTTGATGACCAAGGCAATTGGGCGCCTAAGAGTGTACGTAAAAAGGTTAAAGATCAAGATGGAAATATTGTGTTAAAAGAAAATGGCAAGCCAAAAACAATGTCCGTAAAAACAAGTGATTGGGACAATCGATCAAATGTATTGATGTGGCGAAAGAATTGGGCTAACGAATTAAACCTTATGATGGAAAATGAAAATATTAATTTGAAATTTAGCTCTAGCAGTTTTGAAGATCAAGGGAAAGAGATTGTTGCGGAAAGAAGAATGAGCCGTGAGAATTTTTATCTTGAGTTTAAAGCAGCTGAAGCAGCAAAGACTGAAGGGAAAGAATACAAACCATTTACGGACATAGGAAAGTTAAATCAAAAAATTAAAGAATACAATCAATTGACGGCCGAAACGAATAAAAAAGAAGAAACTGTTAGTAAAATGATGGATGATTTAAATTATCGTAAGCTAGGACAGCCATTAACGAAAGAGTTCTTACAAAACTGTGATCGAGTGAATCCACTCACAGATGAGGAAAGAGAAGCCTATAGAGCCATTAAAAAACGAGCTAAGACGACAGTTGATCTTGGTGTAGCAAAACTTGCCTATAACGAATTGAAATATGGGCCGTGGCATGATCGTATTGTGAAAATGACACTAAATAAAGAAGCTGAAGGGTATTACATGAATCGTCTTCTACGTGGAGAATTTGAACATGATAAAGGGAAAGGGTTCGCTAATGCAGTTGGTATGAGACCGGATGAATACAATTCTTATGTAAAACAAAAGATTCAAGAGTACAATTCTAGCAAAACAAAATTAGAAGGTGAAGTTGGATCTAGACTTAAATTAGTTGGCCAAGCGGAACTAGTATTAGACAGAGAATCAAAAAAATACGATGCTACCTTTAAACAAATTTATGGATCCAATCCAGAAATGCTTGCAAACTTTGAGAGTCCGGAGTCTAAATTTGTAGCCGTTGAAGAATTCATTAAGTACGGACAGAAAATAAATCCGGCCAAAGATTACAGCGAACAAGTATCAATAGCCAAACAAGTTTCTTTACTGGAAGAAGACCGATCAGTTTATGATGATGTAAAACAATTTAACAGCTTAATGAATAAAGAACTTGGAAATTATCGTTACTTTAACAAAAATATTAGCTTGCTGCTTGATGAAAAACAGGAGGCTGGAATTGCAGACCGAGTTCAGGGAAGTTTGCGAGATCAAGTTGAACAACGTGAGTATGCTCGTGAAAAAGTGTATCTATGTAAAGAGATAGTAGAAGCTCTCATTGATGAGATTGAGTCGGAAGACGGGATTGAGGATAACTTAAGCTTAATCGAAAACGTCCAAATTTATGCAGGTGTATCTATGGACAAGCTAGTTAAAAATGAAAATCTTTATGGTCCTAATGAAAAAGTATTTACTAAAGAAAAAGACTCGTTAGCAGATAAATTCAGGTTCAAAGTAAAAGAAAAAGAAGAAATCGAATTTAATAATGAACAAAAGGAAACTACTACTCAAGGTGGCCAAGCTTTAGGATCCTTGTTAGACCAAATTGGACGAGGTGCAGATGAGAAAAAATATTATAAGACAAAGAAAAAGAGACGAAAAGGACATGGTGGGAAAGAAGAAGAGTTTGAAATTTAA
- a CDS encoding Fic family protein produces MAVKKFEYNHLENLTLTHDLLKTSSKIHEYKGKQELYIETKPDILNKLTDLALIQSTEASNKIEGISTTDGRLKQIVEEKVKPRNRDEEEIAGYRDVLKLIHDSYEYIEIVPNNVLTLHKNLYNYSAKSYKGKYKISDNVITEKDFDGTERVRFVPAPAYLTKNLMKELCEQYTQAIEKSEIDPLLLIPCFVLDFLSIHPFSDGNGRMSRLLTLLLLYRSGYLVGKYISIEMLIEKSKQTYYETLQASSVGWIENKQDYTPFVRYLLGIILKAYEDFSERFEVIINKEMTTAERVLEELNKSFEPLSRSDLQTLLPDISQRTIERALAELQDKLKIEKVGQGRSTKYKSSEQ; encoded by the coding sequence GTGGCGGTGAAAAAATTTGAATATAACCATTTAGAAAACTTAACCCTTACGCACGATTTATTGAAAACAAGCTCAAAAATACATGAATATAAAGGAAAGCAAGAATTATATATTGAAACTAAACCAGATATTTTGAACAAGTTAACGGATTTAGCATTGATTCAAAGTACTGAAGCATCAAATAAAATTGAAGGTATCTCAACTACAGACGGACGTTTAAAACAAATTGTAGAAGAAAAAGTGAAACCACGTAACCGTGATGAAGAAGAAATTGCAGGGTATAGGGATGTTTTAAAACTTATTCATGATAGTTATGAGTATATTGAAATTGTTCCGAATAATGTGTTAACACTTCATAAAAATCTATATAATTATTCGGCAAAGAGCTACAAAGGTAAATACAAAATCAGTGATAATGTGATCACGGAAAAAGATTTTGATGGAACTGAACGGGTTAGATTTGTTCCGGCACCAGCTTATTTAACTAAAAATTTGATGAAAGAATTGTGTGAACAATACACTCAAGCAATTGAAAAATCAGAAATTGATCCTTTACTTTTAATTCCATGTTTTGTATTAGATTTTCTTTCTATCCATCCATTTAGTGATGGTAATGGTCGGATGTCACGCTTGTTAACTTTGTTATTGCTATATCGATCAGGATATTTGGTTGGTAAGTATATTAGTATAGAAATGTTAATTGAGAAATCGAAACAAACTTATTATGAGACATTGCAAGCAAGTTCGGTAGGTTGGATAGAAAATAAACAAGATTACACACCGTTTGTTCGTTATCTGTTAGGAATCATTTTAAAAGCCTATGAAGACTTTTCAGAAAGATTTGAAGTCATTATCAATAAAGAAATGACAACAGCTGAGAGAGTGTTAGAAGAGCTTAATAAATCGTTTGAACCATTAAGTCGTTCTGATTTACAAACGTTGTTACCTGATATCAGTCAGCGAACTATTGAAAGGGCGTTAGCTGAATTGCAAGATAAATTAAAAATTGAAAAAGTGGGGCAAGGACGATCTACAAAATATAAATCTAGTGAGCAATAG
- a CDS encoding ASCH domain-containing protein yields the protein MEVILSIKSEFVEKIISGEKKYEFRKKIFKRGDISTVVIYETKPVGKIIGEFKVEKIIEESPLNLWEATKDFAGISKKKYLTYFQEASKAYALKISEFKEYNTPLEINEFDSTLSFAPQSFCYSSPENQNQKKFKEGDH from the coding sequence ATGGAAGTTATTCTATCAATTAAATCTGAATTTGTAGAAAAAATAATTTCAGGTGAAAAAAAATATGAGTTTAGAAAAAAAATATTTAAACGCGGAGATATATCTACAGTAGTCATTTATGAAACTAAACCAGTTGGAAAAATAATTGGTGAGTTCAAGGTCGAAAAGATTATTGAAGAGTCGCCATTAAATTTGTGGGAGGCAACTAAGGATTTTGCTGGGATTAGTAAGAAAAAATATTTAACTTATTTCCAAGAAGCAAGCAAAGCCTATGCACTCAAGATAAGTGAATTTAAGGAATATAATACACCACTTGAAATTAATGAATTTGATTCAACACTTTCTTTTGCACCTCAATCTTTTTGTTATTCAAGTCCAGAAAATCAAAATCAAAAGAAGTTTAAAGAGGGGGATCATTGA
- a CDS encoding FRG domain-containing protein produces MKSIININNIQDYISNIEVLDGNYYYRGESSTQFTEITASAFREYNVPFSEMRQRIDYRKTLKEYYSEVGHQLNEIERENFLQYSKHHGLPTSLIDITSSPLVALYFACSSNYQENTCKVHVFNKERFIDMSDFENKEDMTLNSFFLDNEFTYQILVKIKNQSIETKHELLFKCIENLEAIMLKDSVLYQRKYIGIEVDSTFAQILREFKSQEYENLESYAQNFEEIFLKYFEIDFKHNKDRNKFRTAISIIGKDPIFEVHYKQYLSDRLAVIILLAINQQSRNMVDSFLNQFAIPYEVGSHVVFPLISIQPSVKFERMKSQEGTFLYQLPHYRGAANETSDYIGFSKVDSDVEFIITDKEKIFRSLNRLGINQKTIFPDHDNIAEYLKIKELMK; encoded by the coding sequence ATGAAGTCGATAATCAACATTAATAACATTCAAGACTATATTTCTAATATAGAAGTTTTAGATGGTAATTATTATTATAGAGGAGAATCGAGTACTCAGTTTACAGAAATAACGGCTTCTGCTTTTAGAGAGTATAATGTTCCTTTTTCTGAAATGAGACAAAGAATCGATTATAGAAAAACGCTAAAAGAATATTATAGTGAAGTTGGACATCAATTAAATGAAATTGAAAGAGAAAATTTTCTTCAATATTCAAAACATCATGGATTACCAACTTCGTTAATAGATATTACATCTAGCCCACTAGTGGCACTCTATTTTGCATGCTCTTCTAATTATCAGGAAAACACATGTAAAGTTCATGTTTTTAACAAAGAAAGATTCATTGATATGTCTGATTTTGAGAATAAAGAAGATATGACTTTAAATTCTTTCTTTTTAGATAATGAATTTACATATCAAATTTTAGTGAAAATAAAAAATCAATCCATTGAAACTAAACATGAGCTATTATTTAAATGTATTGAAAATTTAGAAGCAATTATGTTAAAGGATAGTGTTTTGTATCAAAGAAAATATATTGGAATTGAAGTTGATTCAACTTTTGCCCAAATATTACGAGAGTTTAAGTCACAAGAATACGAAAATCTAGAGTCATATGCCCAAAATTTTGAGGAAATTTTTTTGAAATATTTCGAAATAGATTTTAAGCATAATAAAGATCGTAACAAATTTAGGACTGCAATTTCAATAATAGGAAAAGATCCTATATTTGAAGTCCATTATAAACAATATTTGTCAGATAGACTTGCAGTGATTATCTTATTAGCTATTAATCAGCAAAGCAGAAATATGGTAGATAGTTTTTTAAATCAATTTGCTATACCCTATGAAGTTGGATCACATGTTGTTTTTCCATTAATTTCAATTCAACCGTCAGTGAAATTTGAGCGTATGAAATCACAAGAGGGAACATTTCTTTACCAACTGCCTCATTATAGAGGAGCAGCAAATGAGACTAGTGATTATATAGGCTTTTCAAAAGTTGATAGTGATGTAGAGTTTATTATAACGGATAAAGAAAAGATATTTAGAAGTTTGAATAGATTAGGTATTAATCAAAAAACTATTTTCCCAGATCATGACAATATTGCTGAGTATTTAAAGATAAAGGAATTAATGAAATAA
- a CDS encoding SpaA isopeptide-forming pilin-related protein has protein sequence MTTKYKKHKLANYLGLIVIMASFFVTPITTLAATVNYTRIADYVSTWYLANPAGLHWTDDGVHMIKAEGESAFCIEHGTILNGGSGFDPSELTIAEKDRLSLIAYYGYKTNPTSENYGITQNLIWESFGDQLLSTTLPNYQNRKNEILAKVNAHNTKPSFNNQTITLNVGDTITLNDTNGVLSKYGNLASNSANLQLNKSGNQLKLTVTSSSKETGKLQYNIANANEVGTSFVFNKPNEQKVATFKLSNAGSFQLNIKVNLNGNVKLKKVDEDTGQPVPNTKMKFEYNGQTKEIITDTNGFAQINDLKAGTKVKIIEVTANNGFVNKGESKEITIEPNKTVEVVFGNKAQQGLLHLKKTGQKASSTTTTDSDYGKLHEITFDYVPLSDVTFIIKAREDIKVGNHVHAKKGSTVATVQTDKNGELMNMPKLYLGKYEAIETAAPAGYLMNTTPLPFEFTYEGQNVELVSQSVEAKNDFQQLKITLHKNEEQIQEWKENKPVIEEIQANGKIFGLFTNQEFTMTDKTMLSADSLLGFGTVKDGGLTFPTQQLMEGKYYVQELDAGEDHDIDTSHHEFEFTAADHESEKVIDIYAAKENSEDESAPLLNRLHFNQFSLKKVNEEATLKEKIGYEFAFTGNGKGAIFTLETEEKEVIQTVTVDEQSLATFTNIPVGTFYLKEKQPASEQYVLSPETYQIVSTLKGIQAYDSKGTLLGENFNEEKLEENTNKQLANETTAAEEPQTDRESPLLLEIKNHLVKGIAELTKTDVSNGKELPDTGVRILDKDKKIIIEGKTDSQGHFSFENLPRGVYYFQEFEAPTGYQIDETPIKFEILEDAEFVKCTMTNEMIPSKKETSVTGSLPQTGEVISIAGVILGSALLVSVAGYYFYNRKKQHNKNN, from the coding sequence ATGACAACTAAATATAAAAAGCATAAACTAGCCAACTATCTGGGATTGATAGTTATTATGGCTAGTTTTTTTGTAACTCCTATCACTACTCTTGCTGCTACCGTCAACTACACAAGAATTGCTGATTACGTTTCTACTTGGTATTTAGCAAATCCTGCTGGTCTTCACTGGACAGATGATGGTGTTCACATGATTAAAGCAGAGGGTGAATCTGCCTTCTGTATTGAACACGGTACCATTTTGAACGGTGGTTCTGGTTTTGATCCATCTGAACTCACAATTGCTGAAAAAGACCGTTTATCTCTGATCGCTTATTATGGCTATAAAACGAATCCTACAAGTGAAAACTATGGAATTACTCAAAATCTAATTTGGGAATCATTTGGTGATCAGCTACTGTCTACCACCCTTCCCAACTATCAAAATCGGAAAAATGAAATTCTAGCAAAAGTGAATGCACACAATACAAAGCCTTCATTCAATAATCAGACGATTACATTAAATGTTGGCGATACAATCACACTTAATGATACAAACGGTGTTTTAAGTAAGTATGGCAATCTAGCTAGCAATTCTGCTAATCTTCAACTGAATAAATCTGGAAACCAATTGAAGTTAACCGTAACCAGTTCATCGAAAGAAACAGGAAAATTACAGTACAATATCGCAAATGCAAATGAAGTTGGGACAAGCTTTGTTTTCAACAAACCCAATGAACAAAAAGTAGCTACATTCAAATTATCTAATGCAGGCTCCTTCCAACTAAATATCAAAGTCAATTTAAACGGCAATGTCAAATTGAAAAAAGTAGATGAAGATACTGGACAACCTGTTCCTAATACAAAAATGAAATTTGAGTATAATGGACAAACGAAAGAAATTATCACTGATACTAACGGCTTTGCTCAAATTAATGACTTAAAAGCTGGGACTAAAGTAAAAATCATCGAAGTGACTGCCAACAATGGTTTTGTAAATAAAGGCGAATCTAAAGAAATCACGATTGAACCTAATAAAACAGTTGAAGTAGTGTTTGGAAACAAAGCTCAACAAGGATTGCTTCATCTAAAGAAAACAGGTCAAAAAGCTTCTAGTACAACAACTACCGACTCAGACTATGGAAAGCTACATGAAATCACTTTCGATTATGTTCCTCTGTCGGATGTCACTTTTATAATTAAAGCACGTGAGGATATTAAAGTAGGCAACCATGTTCATGCAAAAAAAGGAAGTACGGTTGCAACTGTTCAAACAGATAAAAATGGTGAACTAATGAATATGCCAAAACTATATCTAGGAAAATATGAAGCCATTGAAACAGCTGCACCTGCTGGCTACTTGATGAATACCACCCCGCTGCCTTTTGAATTCACCTATGAAGGACAAAACGTTGAACTCGTGTCTCAATCTGTTGAAGCAAAAAATGATTTCCAACAACTCAAGATTACTCTCCATAAAAACGAAGAACAAATTCAAGAATGGAAAGAAAATAAACCAGTTATCGAAGAGATCCAAGCCAACGGCAAAATATTCGGTCTGTTCACCAATCAAGAGTTTACAATGACGGATAAAACAATGCTGTCCGCTGATTCTCTACTAGGATTTGGCACAGTAAAAGATGGTGGGCTTACGTTCCCTACTCAACAATTAATGGAAGGAAAATATTATGTCCAGGAATTAGATGCTGGTGAAGATCATGATATTGATACTAGCCATCATGAATTCGAGTTTACAGCAGCTGACCACGAATCAGAAAAAGTGATCGACATTTATGCAGCTAAAGAAAACTCAGAAGATGAATCTGCACCACTTTTAAATAGGCTTCACTTCAATCAATTTTCACTAAAAAAAGTGAATGAAGAAGCCACTTTGAAAGAGAAAATTGGCTATGAATTTGCTTTTACAGGGAATGGAAAAGGCGCTATTTTCACTTTAGAAACTGAGGAAAAAGAAGTGATTCAAACAGTCACTGTAGATGAACAATCTCTTGCTACCTTTACCAATATTCCAGTAGGAACGTTTTATCTGAAAGAAAAGCAACCAGCTTCTGAACAGTATGTTCTATCTCCTGAGACCTATCAAATCGTCTCTACCCTAAAAGGTATTCAAGCCTATGACAGTAAAGGAACATTACTTGGTGAAAACTTTAATGAAGAGAAGCTAGAAGAAAATACAAATAAGCAATTAGCTAATGAAACTACCGCAGCTGAGGAACCACAAACCGATCGAGAATCACCTCTACTGCTGGAGATTAAAAATCATTTAGTCAAAGGGATTGCTGAACTAACAAAAACGGACGTGTCAAATGGAAAAGAGCTGCCAGATACAGGCGTTCGTATTCTTGATAAGGATAAAAAAATCATCATTGAAGGAAAAACAGATAGTCAAGGTCATTTTAGTTTTGAAAACTTACCACGAGGAGTCTATTATTTCCAAGAATTTGAAGCCCCTACTGGCTATCAAATAGACGAAACACCGATTAAGTTTGAAATCCTAGAAGATGCTGAGTTTGTCAAATGTACCATGACGAACGAGATGATTCCAAGTAAAAAAGAAACCTCTGTAACAGGAAGCTTGCCACAAACTGGCGAAGTCATATCTATCGCTGGGGTCATTTTAGGTAGTGCACTATTAGTCAGTGTTGCTGGTTATTACTTCTACAACAGGAAGAAACAGCATAACAAAAATAACTAG
- a CDS encoding DUF961 family protein, with the protein MSLKFEDNIVKDFDKRRTFGKLFYLNSQKIYETDTEGNRTDFVREQRITVYSEAKNDQIDITVPETVDTTPFSYDDEVELTGEVTALAWLSSYTGYNDSIQSEQAFKIRAESLIKVEPVIVKQAKGDQNSKN; encoded by the coding sequence ATGAGTTTAAAATTTGAAGACAATATTGTTAAAGATTTTGATAAACGAAGAACGTTTGGAAAATTATTTTATTTGAATAGCCAAAAAATTTATGAAACAGATACAGAGGGCAACCGAACAGATTTTGTTCGAGAACAACGGATCACTGTCTATTCCGAAGCTAAAAATGACCAAATTGATATCACTGTCCCTGAAACTGTTGATACCACACCTTTCTCTTATGATGATGAAGTAGAACTCACAGGAGAAGTAACTGCACTTGCTTGGCTTTCTTCTTATACTGGCTATAATGATTCAATTCAGTCAGAACAAGCCTTCAAAATTCGAGCAGAATCACTAATAAAAGTAGAACCAGTTATTGTAAAGCAGGCTAAAGGAGATCAAAACTCCAAAAATTAA
- a CDS encoding FtsK/SpoIIIE domain-containing protein — protein MNTFFHYRGRRIRPLHLSIYRTYLLLTWFPFLLFAGYYSYLFIYPLILIMQQRQIIDWYALLVPIGGLFLIIFLPLFLLFMVRRFSFLKGGFFYRVYQRQMLARLLKSNGLYEKTERKSKEPTTEKVIFPKVYYHNTKEILYLTVPTDGMKWHDRFQKIAKTFEEMYIADFIEEQKEMGFTTYLLMIDVISKRIGIEDCLVTNGQVKLMDGVVWNYSEVPHMLVTGGTGGGKSYFLLTLIHALIQVGTVDVCDPKEADLKDLESLHLFKNHVFYGTSWITKCLKNAVEEMNRRYVYMKALPNYTTGKNFSYYGIPPYFIIVDEWAAFFGTLTYKEQNEILRYVKELVLKARQAGVFLILATQRPDADNFGGGVRDNLLFRVSLGKLSEQGYYMTFGSDQKGKTFINKRIKGRGYCDSGSGVPREFYAPLVPRKYDFLAALQQIGSMQTLNIKELLQEMTSEEINEAHSAFELSQKKLE, from the coding sequence ATGAACACATTCTTTCATTATCGTGGGCGTAGAATTCGTCCTCTGCATCTATCTATTTATCGTACCTACCTTCTACTAACTTGGTTTCCTTTTCTATTATTTGCTGGTTACTATAGCTACCTTTTTATCTATCCATTAATCCTAATTATGCAGCAAAGACAAATTATTGATTGGTATGCCCTCTTGGTTCCCATTGGAGGGCTTTTTTTGATAATCTTTTTGCCTTTGTTTCTTCTATTCATGGTTCGCAGATTTTCCTTTTTGAAGGGTGGCTTCTTCTATCGAGTCTACCAACGGCAAATGTTAGCTCGTCTCTTGAAAAGCAATGGATTGTATGAGAAAACGGAACGGAAATCAAAAGAACCCACAACTGAGAAGGTAATTTTTCCGAAAGTTTATTACCATAATACTAAGGAAATTCTTTATTTGACAGTTCCTACAGATGGGATGAAATGGCATGACCGTTTTCAAAAAATTGCAAAGACCTTTGAAGAAATGTACATTGCTGACTTCATTGAGGAACAAAAAGAAATGGGCTTCACCACCTATTTATTGATGATTGATGTCATCAGTAAGCGAATTGGAATTGAAGATTGCTTAGTAACAAATGGACAAGTCAAACTCATGGATGGCGTTGTATGGAACTATTCCGAAGTGCCTCACATGTTAGTAACTGGCGGCACTGGCGGCGGAAAATCTTACTTTCTCCTTACCTTAATTCATGCACTTATCCAAGTTGGAACGGTAGATGTTTGTGATCCAAAAGAAGCAGATTTAAAGGATTTAGAAAGTCTGCATTTATTTAAAAATCATGTGTTCTACGGAACCAGTTGGATTACTAAATGTTTAAAGAACGCTGTAGAAGAAATGAATCGACGGTATGTTTATATGAAGGCTCTCCCTAACTATACAACTGGGAAAAACTTTTCATATTATGGTATTCCTCCTTACTTTATTATTGTTGATGAGTGGGCAGCCTTTTTTGGTACCTTAACCTATAAAGAACAGAATGAAATTCTGCGTTATGTAAAAGAGCTTGTTCTAAAAGCACGACAAGCAGGTGTTTTTCTAATATTAGCAACCCAACGTCCCGATGCAGATAACTTTGGTGGTGGTGTACGTGATAATCTTTTATTTCGTGTTAGCTTAGGAAAGTTATCAGAACAAGGTTACTATATGACTTTTGGATCAGATCAAAAAGGAAAAACTTTCATCAATAAACGAATTAAAGGCAGAGGCTACTGTGATAGTGGTTCAGGAGTTCCTCGTGAATTCTATGCCCCTCTTGTTCCTAGAAAATATGACTTCCTAGCAGCTCTCC